One Nicotiana sylvestris chromosome 12, ASM39365v2, whole genome shotgun sequence genomic window carries:
- the LOC104222204 gene encoding polyadenylate-binding protein 7, giving the protein MAVPPTVPATPASLYVGDLHHDVTDGQLFDAFSEFKSLASVRICRDSSTGRSLCYGYVNFISPQDAIRAIEVKNNSTLNGKVIRVCWSRRDPDARRSGKGNVFVKNLSDTINNAKLQEMFQKFGNTLSCKVVFSEEGNSKGYGFVQFESEESANAAIEKLNGTMVGDKQMYAGKFVRKSDRILPSPDAKYTNLYFKNLDLDISEEHLREKFSGFGKIISLVIAKDESGASKGFGFVNFDDPDDARRAMEAMNGSPIGSKTLYVARAQKKAEREQLLKRLFEERRKEQIMKYQGSNVYVKNVDDDVSDNELRELFSQCGTITSAKVMQDEKGVSKGFGFVCFSTAEEAYKAVNTFHGFMLRRKPLYVAIAQRKEERQAQLQLLYAQRLAGLTGPPAMFPGGYPPFYYPAPGVVPQMPTRPGLMYQALGVRPGWRTNGFTNTTRPAFQPSPVPLIPNNSRQYRQNRGRMNGYMPASNVTSVQQSSQSVVLSNGNPQRAGQFKYVPNGRTRDMNKGSVASNAGSAAVGSVGSVAEGSQMLSTLLASAAPEQQKQILGERLYPLVNQHKPDLAAKITGMLLEMDNAELLLLLESPESLATKVEEAVEVLKLSKAKVSSQDSLHPSFLSAEVAVN; this is encoded by the exons ATGGCGGTTCCTCCGACTGTACCTGCAACGCCGGCATCGTTGTACGTTGGTGACCTTCACCATGACGTAACCGATGGACAGTTGTTTGATGCTTTCTCTGAGTTCAAAAGCCTTGCTTCTGTTCGCATCTGCCGTGACTCATCCACTGGCCGTTCCCTCTGTTACGGCTACGTTAACTTTATTTCTCCTCAAGACG CTATACGCGCTATTGAGGTGAAAAATAACTCCACTCTCAATGGGAAAGTTATAAGGGTTTGCTGGTCTCGTCGTGACCCTGATGCGAGAAGAAGTGGGAAAGGAAACGTGTTCGTCAAG AATTTAAGTGATACAATTAACAATGCGAAGCTTCAAGAAATGTTTCAAAAGTTTGGAAATACCTTATCTTGTAAAGTTGTCTTTTCTGAGGAAGGGAACAGTAAAGGATATGGCTTTGTCCAGTTTGAGTCTGAAGAATCTGCGAATGCTGCTATTGAGAAGCTTAATGGGACCATGGTTGGAGACAAGCAGAT GTATGCTGGTAAGTTTGTCAGGAAGAGTGACCGGATTTTGCCCAGTCCTGATGCTAAATACACAAATTTGTACTTCAAGAACTTGGACCTTGACATCTCGGAAGAGCATCTTAGAGAAAAATTCTCTGGGTTTGGGAAGATTATTAGCTTGGTCATTGCAAAAGATGAGAGTGGAGCTTCAAAAGGTTTTGGATTTGTGAACTTTGACGATCCTGATGATGCTAGGAGAGCAATGGAAGCTATGAATGGATCACCAATTG GCTCCAAGACCTTGTATGTAGCCCGAGCACAAAAGAAAGCAGAGCGCGAACAACTTTTGAAGCGTCTGTTTGAGGAGAGAAGGAAGGAGCAAATCATGAAATACCAG GGTTCAAATGTGTATGTCAAGAATGTTGACGATGATGTCTCTGATAATGAGCTGCGCGAGCTGTTTAGCCAATGCGGCACAATTACTTCTGCAAAAGTTATGCAAGACGAGAAAGGTGTGAGTAAGGGCTTTGGATTTGTATGCTTCTCCACAGCAGAGGAGGCCTATAAAGCTGTGAATACTTTTCATG GATTTATGTTGCGTCGAAAGCCGTTATATGTGGCTATTGCTCAAAGAAAGGAGGAAAGACAGGCCCAACTACAGCTTCTATATGCACAACGACTTGCAGGGCTAACAGGACCTCCAGCTATGTTTCCTGGTGGATatcctcctttttactacccagCCCCCGGTGTTGTTCCTCAAATGCCTACACGACCTGGGCTGATGTATCAGGCTCTCGGTGTGAGGCCGGGTTGGAGGACTAATGGGTTCACAAACACCACTAGACCTGCCTTTCAACCTTCTCCAGTTCCCTTG ATTCCTAATAATTCCCGACAATATAGGCAGAATAGGGGAAGGATGAATGGATATATGCCAGCTTCAAATGTGACAAGCGTGCAGCAATCAAGTCAATCAGTGGTGTTATCAAATGGCAATCCTCAG CGTGCTGGGCAGTTCAAATATGTGCCCAATGGCCGGACTCGTGACATGAACAAAGGATCTGTTGCATCAAATGCTGGTTCTGCTGCAGTTGGATCTGTTGGATCAGTTGCTGAGGGATCTCAAATGCTGAGTACCTTGCTTGCTTCTGCTGCTCCTGAGCAGCAGAAACAGATACTTGGAGAGCGCCTTTATCCTCTTGTCAATCAACATAAG CCCGACCTTGCTGCAAAGATAACGGGAATGCTCTTGGAGATGGACAATGCGGAACTACTGTTGTTGTTGGAGTCGCCGGAGTCTCTGGCAACCAAGGTGGAGGAAGCTGTTGAGGTGCTCAAGCTGTCTAAGGCTAAAGTTTCTAGCCAAGATTCACTTCATCCAAGTTTTCTTTCCGCGGAAGTTGCTGTCAACTGA